In the genome of Neovison vison isolate M4711 chromosome 3, ASM_NN_V1, whole genome shotgun sequence, one region contains:
- the ZNF10 gene encoding zinc finger protein 10 isoform X1, with protein sequence MVTTFLFSGSPVSQTRIIKNKKGMEAESVPAGSHTLVTFRDILVNFTREEWKLLDSAQQIMYKDVMLENYKNLVSLGHQLPKPHVILQLEKGEEPWLVERGIHQETQADLETAVEIKSISSKSISKNKQSCGIKMEGIAKSDLWYLSLEEVWRCEDQLDKYQENQERHLRQVAFTQKKVLTQERVCENGKYGGNCLLPTQLVLREYFHKHDSHTKSLKQNLVFSSHQESYAGSSECGPTFCQNIHLIQFARTQPGDKSYKCPDPVNSLTSTSLGISKGVHREKPYECKECGKFFSWRSNLTRHRLIHTGEKPYECKECGKSFSRSSHLFGHQKTHTGEEPYECKECGKSFSWFSHLVTHQRTHTGDKLYTCSQCGKSFVHSSRLIRHQRTHTGEKPYECPECGKSFRQSTHLILHQRTHVRVRPYECNECGKSYSQRSHLVVHHRTHTGLKPFECKDCGKCFSRSSHLFSHQRTHTGEKPYECHDCGKSFSQSSALIVHQRIHTGEKPYECCQCGKAFIRKNDLIKHQRVHVGEETYKCNQCGIIFSQNSPLIVHQIAHTGEQFSTCNQCGTALVSSPNLVRYQTSHIRGNAY encoded by the exons ATGGTAACTAC cttcctCTTCTCAGGATCTCCTGTTAGTCAAACAAGAATCATCAAGAACAAGAAGGGGATGGAAGCCGAGTCAGTACCTGCCGGGTCCCAT ACACTGGTGACCTTCAGGGATATACTTGTGAACTTCACCAGGGAGGAGTGGAAGCTGCTGGACTCTGCCCAGCAGATCATGTACAAagatgtgatgctggagaactatAAGAACCTGGTTTCCTTGG GGCATCAGCTTCCTAAACCACACGTGATCCTCcagttggagaaaggggaagagccGTGGCTGGTGGAGAGAGGGATTCACCAGGAGACCCAGGCAG atttggAGACTGCAGTTGAAATTAAATCAATTTCCAGTAAgagcatttctaaaaataaacagtCCTGTGGCATTAAAATGGAAGGAATTGCAAAGAGTGATCTTTGGTACTTGTCATTAGAAGAAGTCTGGAGATGTGAAGACCAGTTGGACAAGTATCAGGAAAACCAGGAGAGACATTTGAGGCAAGTGGCGTTCACCCAAAAGAAAGTACTTACTCAGGAGAGAGTCTGTGAAAATGGTAAATATGGGGGAAACTGTCTTCTTCCTACTCAGCTGGTACTGAGAGAATATTTCCACAAACATGACTCACATACTAAAAGTTTAAAACAGAATTTAGTTTTTAGCAGTCATCAGGAAAGCTATGCAGGTAGCAGTGAATGTGGTCCAACCTTCTGTCAAAACATTCACCTTATTCAGTTTGCAAGAACCCAGCCAGGAGATAAGTCCTACAAATGCCCTGATCCTGTGAACTCTCTTACCAGTACATCCCTCGGTATATCAAAGGGTGTACATagggagaaaccctatgaatgtaaggagTGTGGAAAATTCTTCAGCTGGCGCTCTAATCTTACCAGGCACCGGCTTattcatactggagaaaaaccctATGAGTGTAAAGAATGTGGAAAATCTTTCAGCCGGAGTTCTCACCTCTTTGGACATCAGAAGACTCACACTGGTGAAgaaccctatgaatgtaaagaGTGTGGGAAGTCCTTCAGCTGGTTTTCTCACCTTGTCACGcatcagagaactcacacaggagaCAAACTGTACACATGTAGccagtgtgggaaatcttttGTTCACAGTTCCAGGCTTATTAGGCACCAGAgaactcatactggagagaaaccttatgaatgtcCTGAGTGTGGGAAGTCTTTCAGACAGAGCACACATCTCATTCTGCATCAGAGAACTCACGTGAGAGTGAGGCCCTATGAATGTAATGAGTGTGGGAAGTCTTACAGCCAGAGATCTCACCTTGTGGTACACCACAGAACTCACACGGGACTGAAGCCCTTTGAGTGTAAAGACTGTGGAAAATGCTTCAGTAGAAGCTCTCACCTGTTCTCCCATCAGAGAacccacactggagagaaaccatatgaatGCCACGATTGCGGGAAATCTTTCAGCCAGAGTTCTGCCCTCATTGtgcatcagagaattcatactggagaaaagCCATATGAATGTTGCCAGTGTGGAAAAGCCTTCATCCGGAAGAACGACCTTATTAAGCATCAGAGGGTTCATGTTGGGGAAGAGACCTATAAGTGTAATCAGTGTGGGATTATCTTCAGCCAGAACTCTCCATTGATCGTACATCAGATAGCCCACACTGGAGAGCAGTTCTCAACATGTAACCAGTGTGGGACAGCACTCGTCAGTAGCCCTAACCTTGTTCGATACCAGACCAGTCACATTAGAGGAAATGCTTATTAG
- the ZNF10 gene encoding zinc finger protein 10 isoform X2 yields MEAESVPAGSHTLVTFRDILVNFTREEWKLLDSAQQIMYKDVMLENYKNLVSLGHQLPKPHVILQLEKGEEPWLVERGIHQETQADLETAVEIKSISSKSISKNKQSCGIKMEGIAKSDLWYLSLEEVWRCEDQLDKYQENQERHLRQVAFTQKKVLTQERVCENGKYGGNCLLPTQLVLREYFHKHDSHTKSLKQNLVFSSHQESYAGSSECGPTFCQNIHLIQFARTQPGDKSYKCPDPVNSLTSTSLGISKGVHREKPYECKECGKFFSWRSNLTRHRLIHTGEKPYECKECGKSFSRSSHLFGHQKTHTGEEPYECKECGKSFSWFSHLVTHQRTHTGDKLYTCSQCGKSFVHSSRLIRHQRTHTGEKPYECPECGKSFRQSTHLILHQRTHVRVRPYECNECGKSYSQRSHLVVHHRTHTGLKPFECKDCGKCFSRSSHLFSHQRTHTGEKPYECHDCGKSFSQSSALIVHQRIHTGEKPYECCQCGKAFIRKNDLIKHQRVHVGEETYKCNQCGIIFSQNSPLIVHQIAHTGEQFSTCNQCGTALVSSPNLVRYQTSHIRGNAY; encoded by the exons ATGGAAGCCGAGTCAGTACCTGCCGGGTCCCAT ACACTGGTGACCTTCAGGGATATACTTGTGAACTTCACCAGGGAGGAGTGGAAGCTGCTGGACTCTGCCCAGCAGATCATGTACAAagatgtgatgctggagaactatAAGAACCTGGTTTCCTTGG GGCATCAGCTTCCTAAACCACACGTGATCCTCcagttggagaaaggggaagagccGTGGCTGGTGGAGAGAGGGATTCACCAGGAGACCCAGGCAG atttggAGACTGCAGTTGAAATTAAATCAATTTCCAGTAAgagcatttctaaaaataaacagtCCTGTGGCATTAAAATGGAAGGAATTGCAAAGAGTGATCTTTGGTACTTGTCATTAGAAGAAGTCTGGAGATGTGAAGACCAGTTGGACAAGTATCAGGAAAACCAGGAGAGACATTTGAGGCAAGTGGCGTTCACCCAAAAGAAAGTACTTACTCAGGAGAGAGTCTGTGAAAATGGTAAATATGGGGGAAACTGTCTTCTTCCTACTCAGCTGGTACTGAGAGAATATTTCCACAAACATGACTCACATACTAAAAGTTTAAAACAGAATTTAGTTTTTAGCAGTCATCAGGAAAGCTATGCAGGTAGCAGTGAATGTGGTCCAACCTTCTGTCAAAACATTCACCTTATTCAGTTTGCAAGAACCCAGCCAGGAGATAAGTCCTACAAATGCCCTGATCCTGTGAACTCTCTTACCAGTACATCCCTCGGTATATCAAAGGGTGTACATagggagaaaccctatgaatgtaaggagTGTGGAAAATTCTTCAGCTGGCGCTCTAATCTTACCAGGCACCGGCTTattcatactggagaaaaaccctATGAGTGTAAAGAATGTGGAAAATCTTTCAGCCGGAGTTCTCACCTCTTTGGACATCAGAAGACTCACACTGGTGAAgaaccctatgaatgtaaagaGTGTGGGAAGTCCTTCAGCTGGTTTTCTCACCTTGTCACGcatcagagaactcacacaggagaCAAACTGTACACATGTAGccagtgtgggaaatcttttGTTCACAGTTCCAGGCTTATTAGGCACCAGAgaactcatactggagagaaaccttatgaatgtcCTGAGTGTGGGAAGTCTTTCAGACAGAGCACACATCTCATTCTGCATCAGAGAACTCACGTGAGAGTGAGGCCCTATGAATGTAATGAGTGTGGGAAGTCTTACAGCCAGAGATCTCACCTTGTGGTACACCACAGAACTCACACGGGACTGAAGCCCTTTGAGTGTAAAGACTGTGGAAAATGCTTCAGTAGAAGCTCTCACCTGTTCTCCCATCAGAGAacccacactggagagaaaccatatgaatGCCACGATTGCGGGAAATCTTTCAGCCAGAGTTCTGCCCTCATTGtgcatcagagaattcatactggagaaaagCCATATGAATGTTGCCAGTGTGGAAAAGCCTTCATCCGGAAGAACGACCTTATTAAGCATCAGAGGGTTCATGTTGGGGAAGAGACCTATAAGTGTAATCAGTGTGGGATTATCTTCAGCCAGAACTCTCCATTGATCGTACATCAGATAGCCCACACTGGAGAGCAGTTCTCAACATGTAACCAGTGTGGGACAGCACTCGTCAGTAGCCCTAACCTTGTTCGATACCAGACCAGTCACATTAGAGGAAATGCTTATTAG
- the ZNF10 gene encoding zinc finger protein 10 isoform X3, whose translation MEGIAKSDLWYLSLEEVWRCEDQLDKYQENQERHLRQVAFTQKKVLTQERVCENGKYGGNCLLPTQLVLREYFHKHDSHTKSLKQNLVFSSHQESYAGSSECGPTFCQNIHLIQFARTQPGDKSYKCPDPVNSLTSTSLGISKGVHREKPYECKECGKFFSWRSNLTRHRLIHTGEKPYECKECGKSFSRSSHLFGHQKTHTGEEPYECKECGKSFSWFSHLVTHQRTHTGDKLYTCSQCGKSFVHSSRLIRHQRTHTGEKPYECPECGKSFRQSTHLILHQRTHVRVRPYECNECGKSYSQRSHLVVHHRTHTGLKPFECKDCGKCFSRSSHLFSHQRTHTGEKPYECHDCGKSFSQSSALIVHQRIHTGEKPYECCQCGKAFIRKNDLIKHQRVHVGEETYKCNQCGIIFSQNSPLIVHQIAHTGEQFSTCNQCGTALVSSPNLVRYQTSHIRGNAY comes from the coding sequence ATGGAAGGAATTGCAAAGAGTGATCTTTGGTACTTGTCATTAGAAGAAGTCTGGAGATGTGAAGACCAGTTGGACAAGTATCAGGAAAACCAGGAGAGACATTTGAGGCAAGTGGCGTTCACCCAAAAGAAAGTACTTACTCAGGAGAGAGTCTGTGAAAATGGTAAATATGGGGGAAACTGTCTTCTTCCTACTCAGCTGGTACTGAGAGAATATTTCCACAAACATGACTCACATACTAAAAGTTTAAAACAGAATTTAGTTTTTAGCAGTCATCAGGAAAGCTATGCAGGTAGCAGTGAATGTGGTCCAACCTTCTGTCAAAACATTCACCTTATTCAGTTTGCAAGAACCCAGCCAGGAGATAAGTCCTACAAATGCCCTGATCCTGTGAACTCTCTTACCAGTACATCCCTCGGTATATCAAAGGGTGTACATagggagaaaccctatgaatgtaaggagTGTGGAAAATTCTTCAGCTGGCGCTCTAATCTTACCAGGCACCGGCTTattcatactggagaaaaaccctATGAGTGTAAAGAATGTGGAAAATCTTTCAGCCGGAGTTCTCACCTCTTTGGACATCAGAAGACTCACACTGGTGAAgaaccctatgaatgtaaagaGTGTGGGAAGTCCTTCAGCTGGTTTTCTCACCTTGTCACGcatcagagaactcacacaggagaCAAACTGTACACATGTAGccagtgtgggaaatcttttGTTCACAGTTCCAGGCTTATTAGGCACCAGAgaactcatactggagagaaaccttatgaatgtcCTGAGTGTGGGAAGTCTTTCAGACAGAGCACACATCTCATTCTGCATCAGAGAACTCACGTGAGAGTGAGGCCCTATGAATGTAATGAGTGTGGGAAGTCTTACAGCCAGAGATCTCACCTTGTGGTACACCACAGAACTCACACGGGACTGAAGCCCTTTGAGTGTAAAGACTGTGGAAAATGCTTCAGTAGAAGCTCTCACCTGTTCTCCCATCAGAGAacccacactggagagaaaccatatgaatGCCACGATTGCGGGAAATCTTTCAGCCAGAGTTCTGCCCTCATTGtgcatcagagaattcatactggagaaaagCCATATGAATGTTGCCAGTGTGGAAAAGCCTTCATCCGGAAGAACGACCTTATTAAGCATCAGAGGGTTCATGTTGGGGAAGAGACCTATAAGTGTAATCAGTGTGGGATTATCTTCAGCCAGAACTCTCCATTGATCGTACATCAGATAGCCCACACTGGAGAGCAGTTCTCAACATGTAACCAGTGTGGGACAGCACTCGTCAGTAGCCCTAACCTTGTTCGATACCAGACCAGTCACATTAGAGGAAATGCTTATTAG